Proteins from a genomic interval of Elusimicrobiota bacterium:
- the tal_1 gene encoding Transaldolase, whose product MGSLTGLFLDTGKISEIEKYFHMGIIRGVTTNPSIMLKDGVTGGWEGIEKRSKEIAKLISPLPLSVEVTSNDSKEMLEQALKFSKWAKNINVKITIHGPNGELDNLRLVHELEKKHDIRVNVTAMMSAQQCLMAAQAGATYVSIFGGRVNNMGYDSRLEVRRLRSLLDAFGSSAKIIVGSTREVLNIVEWFEAGADIVTAMPNLIDGMLVHPYSKETVQMFLADGAKLFK is encoded by the coding sequence ATGGGTTCGTTGACAGGATTATTTTTGGATACGGGGAAGATTTCTGAGATTGAAAAGTATTTCCATATGGGCATCATCAGGGGCGTCACCACCAATCCGTCCATCATGCTCAAAGATGGCGTAACAGGCGGATGGGAAGGCATCGAAAAACGCTCCAAAGAAATTGCCAAACTTATCAGTCCCTTGCCTCTTTCAGTGGAAGTCACCTCAAATGATTCAAAAGAGATGTTGGAACAAGCCCTGAAATTTTCGAAATGGGCGAAAAATATCAACGTAAAAATTACGATTCATGGCCCCAATGGAGAGTTGGACAATTTGCGTTTGGTGCATGAGCTCGAAAAAAAACATGACATTCGCGTTAACGTCACCGCGATGATGAGTGCCCAGCAATGCCTTATGGCCGCGCAAGCCGGCGCGACCTATGTGTCGATTTTTGGAGGGCGCGTCAACAACATGGGTTATGACTCTCGTCTTGAGGTGCGCCGGTTGAGATCGCTTTTGGACGCGTTTGGAAGTTCAGCCAAAATCATTGTGGGGTCCACGCGAGAAGTTCTCAATATCGTGGAATGGTTTGAAGCGGGTGCGGATATTGTGACCGCCATGCCCAATTTGATCGATGGGATGTTGGTGCACCCCTATTCCAAAGAAACGGTTCAAATGTTTCTGGCCGATGGAGCGAAACTATTCAAATGA
- the hprA gene encoding Glycerate dehydrogenase: MKKPVVYVALQQFCETTQAPIAVMEKAGLEVRLNTLGRRVKQEEMAELMKDAQAVLAGVEPYDEALFSQLPMLKCISRCGIGTDAIDMSAAKTRGIQVFITIDEVVQPVAEMTVAMMLSLARNLPLHLADARAGLWKKHTGVLLSEWTVGLVGFGRIARAVARCLEPFQAHLVVSDPFLKPSDVPPSIKLVNFSELLAMSDVVSLHATRSMQEGYLMGEKEIAQMKPTAFLINTSRGYMVHEGALHKALSARKIAGAALDVYETEPYSGPLASLPNVICTPHVATLTTASRAAMELRAAQNIATFFQSKELIGGRHG, encoded by the coding sequence ATGAAGAAACCGGTTGTATATGTGGCTTTGCAGCAATTTTGTGAGACCACGCAGGCTCCAATTGCGGTCATGGAAAAAGCGGGTCTTGAAGTCAGACTGAATACGTTGGGGCGTCGGGTCAAACAAGAGGAAATGGCTGAGTTAATGAAAGACGCGCAAGCGGTATTGGCTGGTGTGGAACCGTATGATGAGGCTCTTTTTTCTCAACTTCCCATGTTGAAATGTATCAGCCGTTGTGGAATTGGAACCGATGCGATAGACATGTCGGCCGCCAAAACGCGGGGAATCCAGGTGTTCATTACCATTGATGAAGTGGTTCAGCCTGTGGCTGAGATGACTGTGGCCATGATGTTGTCTTTGGCTAGAAATCTTCCTCTTCATTTGGCGGACGCCAGAGCGGGACTTTGGAAAAAACATACAGGAGTTCTGTTGTCGGAATGGACGGTGGGATTGGTTGGGTTTGGCCGGATCGCTCGCGCGGTAGCGCGGTGTTTGGAACCGTTTCAAGCCCATCTGGTTGTGTCCGATCCATTTTTAAAACCATCCGATGTGCCACCCTCTATTAAACTTGTGAATTTTTCTGAATTACTCGCGATGTCAGACGTGGTGTCCTTGCATGCCACGCGGAGTATGCAGGAAGGATATCTGATGGGAGAAAAAGAAATTGCACAGATGAAGCCAACCGCGTTTCTGATCAACACCTCCCGTGGGTATATGGTGCATGAGGGAGCTCTCCACAAGGCGTTATCGGCCCGGAAAATTGCCGGGGCGGCGCTCGACGTGTATGAAACGGAACCCTATTCAGGCCCACTCGCCTCACTCCCCAATGTGATTTGTACGCCCCATGTGGCGACCTTAACCACGGCTTCCCGGGCGGCCATGGAACTTCGCGCTGCTCAAAACATCGCCACCTTTTTCCAATCGAAAGAATTGATTGGAGGGCGCCATGGTTGA
- the kpsU gene encoding 3-deoxy-manno-octulosonate cytidylyltransferase, which produces MNVKVAAIIPARMASSRFPGKPLLPFQGLPMVEHVRRRVLLSGVFSDVVVAACDQEIKRAIESYGGRVMMTSPDHPGATDRVCEAARQLDATHVVNVQGDEILILPEDLKKMVDAIHENPAGPAWNAVAPIAEASELDDRAVVKCVVTQTNRVMFCSRIFSHLKSENVRIILGLLGYEKKFLLSYGKLSRTPLEIQESIDQNRILEHNIPLQGVEFLKGYPGINEPREVAMVEKYMQEDPRQIAVLEKILMTGVF; this is translated from the coding sequence ATGAATGTGAAAGTGGCCGCCATTATCCCCGCGCGCATGGCCTCGAGCCGATTTCCAGGGAAACCCCTGTTACCTTTTCAAGGTCTTCCCATGGTGGAACATGTGAGGCGGCGGGTCCTTTTATCAGGTGTTTTTTCAGATGTTGTGGTGGCGGCCTGTGACCAGGAAATCAAGCGAGCGATTGAAAGCTATGGAGGCCGCGTGATGATGACTTCGCCCGATCATCCCGGAGCGACAGATCGTGTTTGCGAAGCGGCCCGCCAGCTCGACGCCACCCATGTGGTCAATGTCCAAGGCGATGAAATTTTGATTTTACCTGAGGATCTCAAAAAGATGGTGGACGCCATCCATGAAAACCCCGCGGGACCGGCGTGGAACGCGGTGGCTCCTATCGCCGAGGCCTCTGAACTCGATGACCGAGCGGTCGTTAAATGCGTGGTGACTCAAACCAATCGGGTGATGTTTTGTTCTCGCATTTTTTCTCATCTGAAATCCGAAAATGTGCGAATCATTTTGGGTCTCTTGGGATATGAAAAAAAATTTCTGTTGTCCTATGGAAAATTGAGTCGCACTCCGCTTGAAATTCAAGAGTCCATTGATCAGAATCGGATTCTTGAACATAACATCCCGTTGCAAGGAGTGGAATTTTTGAAAGGATATCCGGGAATCAATGAGCCGCGCGAGGTGGCGATGGTAGAAAAATATATGCAAGAAGACCCTCGGCAAATTGCCGTTCTTGAGAAAATTCTTATGACAGGAGTTTTCTAG
- the galE_2 gene encoding UDP-glucose 4-epimerase, whose amino-acid sequence MANILIAGGDGFIGSHLTRRLMDQGNQVTVLSLGRHGERSHPGMSFGWPACRTGEDPGSKPRMSPLQAGSAEANLGPGQKIAGATGHGGFVEGSLEKIILDMRDKAAVASALAGRKFHKVFNLAGYIEHTPFFSNGRSVLDQHFEALLNLLEALNRESLESFVQVGSSDEYGNAPSPQHENLREDPIAPYSLGKVAATHLIQMLSKTEGFPGVVVRFFLVYGPGQDERRFLPQIIKGCHQKKKFNTSEGRQLRDFCFIDDVVEGLIAASNEKKALGHVINLASGIPVAVRDVVAKVVELCGGGEPIYGAVPYRKGENMSLYADVSKASNLLNWQPTTNLSAGLQKTVDAVLARG is encoded by the coding sequence ATGGCTAATATCCTCATCGCTGGAGGGGATGGATTTATCGGATCACATCTGACTCGGCGATTGATGGATCAAGGGAATCAGGTCACCGTTCTTTCGTTGGGTAGACATGGCGAACGCAGTCATCCCGGCATGTCGTTTGGCTGGCCCGCCTGCCGGACGGGCGAGGATCCAGGTTCTAAGCCCAGGATGAGTCCGTTACAGGCCGGATCCGCTGAGGCGAACTTGGGCCCCGGCCAGAAGATCGCCGGGGCGACGGGTCACGGAGGATTCGTAGAAGGTTCTTTGGAAAAGATAATTTTAGATATGCGCGACAAGGCGGCCGTGGCTTCCGCGCTCGCCGGAAGAAAATTTCATAAAGTTTTTAACTTGGCGGGTTATATCGAGCACACTCCCTTTTTCTCAAATGGAAGATCTGTCCTTGATCAACATTTTGAAGCCTTGTTAAACCTTTTGGAGGCCCTGAACCGCGAATCATTGGAATCTTTTGTTCAAGTGGGGAGCAGCGATGAATATGGAAACGCCCCTTCGCCCCAACATGAAAACCTTCGGGAAGACCCGATTGCCCCTTATTCCTTGGGAAAAGTGGCGGCCACACATTTAATTCAGATGCTCTCAAAAACAGAGGGTTTTCCTGGTGTGGTGGTCCGTTTCTTTTTGGTGTACGGTCCTGGTCAAGATGAACGACGCTTTCTTCCTCAAATTATCAAGGGATGCCACCAAAAGAAAAAATTTAATACGTCGGAAGGTCGTCAATTACGAGATTTTTGTTTCATTGACGATGTGGTGGAGGGGCTCATTGCCGCCTCAAATGAAAAAAAAGCATTGGGACATGTCATTAACTTGGCTTCTGGAATTCCGGTGGCAGTACGAGATGTGGTGGCCAAAGTTGTCGAACTTTGCGGAGGTGGAGAGCCAATCTATGGCGCGGTCCCTTACCGAAAAGGGGAGAACATGTCTCTTTACGCGGATGTGTCCAAAGCGTCAAATCTTTTGAATTGGCAACCCACTACCAATTTGTCTGCTGGTCTTCAAAAAACCGTGGACGCCGTGCTTGCCCGTGGTTGA
- the rfbF gene encoding Glucose-1-phosphate cytidylyltransferase, whose protein sequence is MAFADLGRIPVVILCGGQGSRMREDGEPRPKPMVEVGGKPILWHIMKIYASHGFRRFVLPLGYRGDLIKKYFSKDRHTPWEISFVETGLHTLKGARVKRVEAYLQADHFHLTYGDGVINSNLSKLHNAHIRHGKLGTVTVVHPPSRFGEMALKRNRVVRFEEKPQLSTGHINGGFFVFKKKFLQFLSTKADCDLEFGALQRIAAQDQLRAYRHDGFWQCMDTPRERDHLNKLWKKGAPWKSW, encoded by the coding sequence ATGGCCTTTGCTGACTTGGGCCGAATTCCTGTGGTCATTTTGTGTGGGGGACAAGGGTCCCGAATGCGCGAAGATGGAGAGCCTCGCCCAAAACCAATGGTAGAGGTGGGAGGGAAACCCATTTTGTGGCACATCATGAAAATTTATGCGTCCCACGGATTTAGGCGGTTTGTGTTGCCCTTGGGATACCGGGGAGATTTAATTAAAAAATATTTCTCAAAAGACCGGCATACTCCTTGGGAAATTTCTTTCGTTGAAACAGGCCTTCACACCTTAAAAGGAGCCCGTGTGAAACGGGTGGAGGCCTATCTTCAGGCGGACCATTTTCATTTGACTTATGGAGACGGAGTGATCAATTCCAATTTGTCCAAACTGCACAATGCGCATATTCGGCACGGGAAACTTGGGACTGTTACGGTGGTTCACCCGCCCTCTCGTTTTGGCGAGATGGCCCTCAAGCGCAATCGGGTGGTTCGCTTTGAAGAGAAACCCCAGCTGAGTACCGGGCACATCAACGGCGGTTTTTTTGTTTTCAAAAAAAAATTCCTTCAATTTTTAAGCACAAAAGCCGATTGCGATTTGGAATTTGGCGCTTTACAGCGAATTGCGGCCCAAGACCAATTGCGCGCCTATCGGCACGATGGTTTTTGGCAATGCATGGATACACCCCGTGAGCGGGACCACTTGAATAAACTTTGGAAAAAAGGAGCGCCGTGGAAATCATGGTGA
- the garL gene encoding 5-keto-4-deoxy-D-glucarate aldolase, whose product MSADFRKKLRNRESLFGAWTSLGHPSITETFTRAGVDFISIDLEHSTISLEEAQGIMATSQAAQIPCLPRISSHNAEQIKRLLDSGADGLIVPMVNSKEEALKIIEWSKYPPLGKRSFGVGRAQGYGHDFDSYTKTWNERSVLIVQIESVQGVEAVESILALEEIDGVMAGPYDLSGSLGIPGQLFHPEVVAACDRVAKACAKYGKACGTQIVDPNEKNVQEALKAGQTFVVLSSDVFLLWKWGERMQGLIGSVKKVKV is encoded by the coding sequence ATGAGCGCCGACTTTCGAAAAAAACTAAGGAATCGAGAATCTTTATTCGGGGCCTGGACGTCTTTGGGGCATCCGTCCATAACGGAAACCTTTACCCGCGCGGGTGTGGACTTCATCAGCATTGACCTCGAGCACAGCACGATAAGTTTGGAAGAAGCCCAAGGCATTATGGCCACCTCTCAAGCCGCTCAGATTCCCTGCCTTCCCCGTATTTCCTCGCATAACGCGGAGCAAATCAAACGATTGTTGGATTCAGGCGCCGATGGACTCATTGTTCCGATGGTCAACTCGAAAGAAGAGGCGCTGAAAATCATCGAATGGTCAAAATATCCACCGCTGGGGAAACGAAGCTTCGGTGTGGGGCGCGCGCAAGGATATGGGCACGATTTTGATTCCTACACAAAAACCTGGAATGAGCGTTCGGTTCTCATTGTTCAAATTGAATCCGTTCAAGGGGTGGAAGCGGTGGAATCGATTTTGGCTTTGGAAGAAATTGATGGCGTGATGGCCGGACCCTATGATTTGTCGGGATCTCTTGGAATTCCAGGTCAGCTTTTTCATCCGGAAGTGGTGGCAGCCTGCGATCGTGTGGCCAAAGCCTGCGCCAAATACGGAAAAGCCTGTGGAACCCAAATTGTTGATCCCAATGAAAAGAATGTTCAAGAAGCCCTCAAGGCCGGTCAAACATTTGTCGTTTTATCGTCTGACGTTTTCTTGCTTTGGAAGTGGGGAGAGCGTATGCAGGGCCTGATTGGTTCTGTTAAGAAAGTTAAAGTGTGA
- the gmhA_2 gene encoding Phosphoheptose isomerase produces MARQLDKGAIDKMVERLVKLRSEGGRLFLLGVGGSAGNCGHAVNDFRKLAGIEAYAPTDNVSELTARTNDEGWDTVFSAWLKVSRGGPKDAILIFSVGGGNREKNISPNLVSAIDEAKSRGMTVLGLVGRDGGYTKQKGDIVVVVPTVNPQNVTPHSEAFQAVIWHGLVSDPRLMAQGNKWETTVNGEKGRPH; encoded by the coding sequence GTGGCGCGCCAGTTGGACAAGGGCGCCATCGACAAAATGGTTGAGCGGCTGGTGAAGTTACGTTCAGAAGGTGGCCGGTTGTTTCTTTTGGGGGTGGGCGGAAGCGCCGGCAATTGCGGCCATGCCGTAAATGATTTTAGAAAGCTGGCCGGGATTGAGGCTTACGCGCCGACCGATAACGTGTCTGAGTTGACGGCCCGAACCAATGATGAAGGGTGGGATACGGTTTTTTCCGCTTGGCTCAAAGTGAGCCGCGGAGGGCCCAAAGATGCCATTCTCATTTTCTCAGTGGGGGGGGGAAACCGTGAAAAGAATATCAGCCCCAATTTGGTGTCAGCGATTGATGAAGCGAAATCCCGCGGGATGACAGTCCTGGGATTGGTCGGGCGGGATGGAGGCTACACCAAACAAAAAGGCGACATTGTGGTGGTGGTTCCAACCGTGAATCCACAAAATGTGACGCCGCATTCCGAAGCGTTTCAAGCGGTCATATGGCATGGCCTTGTTTCAGACCCACGACTCATGGCGCAGGGCAACAAATGGGAAACAACCGTGAACGGGGAGAAAGGGCGCCCCCACTGA
- the rfbG gene encoding CDP-glucose 4,6-dehydratase, translating into MVKTHWKNRNVFVTGATGLLGSWLTRRLKDDGANIVALVRDWTPKSNLVLDETIQQVTVVRGEVEDRALLERALNEYEIEVVFHLAAQTIVGAANRSPIGTFETNIKGTWNILEACRQTRSVKRIVVASSDKAYGDQKKLPYTEETALNGKHPYDVSKSCADLLCHAYYKSYGLPVAITRCGNFFGGGDLNLNRVVPGTIVSLLRGERPVIRSNGKFIRDYIYVEDGVDAYLHLAEALADRKYHGEAFNFSYEKPLTVLQIVGLVSRLMESPLKPRILNQATNEIIDQHLSSRKAKAVLGWKPLFNLEKGLLNTIEWYRTHFSN; encoded by the coding sequence ATGGTGAAAACACACTGGAAAAATCGAAATGTTTTCGTGACAGGGGCCACGGGACTCTTGGGATCTTGGTTGACCCGTCGACTCAAGGATGATGGGGCCAATATCGTGGCGCTTGTAAGAGATTGGACTCCCAAGTCCAATTTGGTTTTGGATGAAACGATTCAGCAAGTCACGGTGGTTCGTGGCGAGGTGGAAGACCGGGCTCTCCTAGAACGAGCGTTGAATGAATATGAGATTGAAGTTGTCTTTCATCTGGCGGCTCAGACCATTGTGGGAGCGGCCAACCGGAGTCCGATCGGGACTTTCGAGACCAATATCAAGGGCACTTGGAATATTCTGGAAGCCTGCCGTCAAACGCGTTCCGTCAAAAGAATTGTAGTGGCGTCCAGCGATAAGGCCTATGGGGATCAGAAAAAATTACCTTACACCGAAGAGACTGCCTTAAATGGAAAACACCCCTACGATGTGTCCAAGTCATGCGCGGATCTGCTTTGTCATGCCTATTACAAATCGTACGGGCTTCCAGTCGCGATCACGCGGTGTGGAAATTTCTTTGGCGGCGGTGACCTCAATTTAAATCGAGTGGTTCCAGGAACGATCGTATCCCTCTTAAGAGGCGAACGGCCCGTGATTCGCAGCAATGGAAAATTCATTCGTGATTACATCTATGTGGAAGATGGCGTGGACGCCTATCTCCATTTGGCTGAAGCCCTGGCCGATCGGAAATATCATGGGGAGGCGTTTAATTTCAGCTATGAAAAACCTCTCACGGTTCTTCAGATTGTGGGGCTGGTTTCTCGGCTCATGGAGTCCCCGTTAAAACCCAGGATTCTCAACCAGGCCACCAATGAAATTATTGATCAACATCTCTCCTCTCGAAAGGCCAAGGCAGTGCTTGGATGGAAACCACTGTTTAATTTGGAAAAAGGTCTTTTGAACACAATTGAGTGGTACCGAACTCACTTTTCAAATTAA
- the uxuB gene encoding putative oxidoreductase UxuB: protein MTQSLEATRVTKSIDERFNLKGKVGVVIGGAGYLCSELAKAMMESGMELAVVDIRPSSLDKTKYPLTDFVCDVTKRTELEIVHEKIIKKYGRVDALLNGAGVNAPTPFLEITEEEIHRIFDSHVTATILACQIFGRSMLERKQGSIVNFASASSGPPLSKAFVYSVAKAGVANITQNLAREWALSNVRVNALRPGFFPTEWSMKNFIDPSRQEKILGHTPMGRYGKPEELAGAVLWLLSDAASFVTGSIVAVDGGFTAMTI from the coding sequence ATGACCCAGTCTTTGGAAGCTACGCGCGTCACAAAATCAATTGACGAACGGTTCAACCTCAAAGGCAAGGTGGGCGTGGTCATTGGGGGCGCGGGATATTTGTGTTCGGAGCTCGCGAAGGCCATGATGGAATCCGGTATGGAATTGGCTGTTGTGGATATACGCCCCAGTTCACTGGATAAAACAAAATATCCGCTCACGGATTTTGTCTGTGATGTAACCAAAAGAACCGAATTGGAAATCGTGCATGAAAAAATCATAAAAAAATACGGTCGCGTGGACGCGCTTTTAAATGGAGCCGGTGTAAACGCGCCGACCCCATTTCTAGAGATCACAGAAGAAGAAATTCACCGGATTTTTGATAGTCATGTGACCGCCACTATTCTCGCTTGCCAAATTTTTGGCCGATCGATGCTTGAAAGAAAACAAGGGAGCATTGTGAATTTTGCGTCGGCTTCCTCAGGTCCGCCTTTGTCAAAGGCCTTCGTCTATTCGGTGGCAAAAGCGGGGGTGGCTAATATCACCCAAAACTTGGCGCGCGAGTGGGCGCTTTCAAACGTTCGCGTGAATGCTTTAAGACCTGGTTTTTTCCCCACAGAGTGGAGCATGAAAAATTTTATTGATCCCTCACGACAAGAGAAAATTTTGGGACACACCCCGATGGGGCGATATGGAAAACCGGAAGAATTGGCCGGCGCGGTGCTTTGGCTGCTGTCTGACGCGGCCAGTTTTGTGACCGGTTCCATTGTGGCGGTGGACGGCGGTTTTACCGCCATGACGATTTAG
- the gph_4 gene encoding Phosphoglycolate phosphatase, producing MTDIFSDPHLKMIIFDFDGTLVDSNPIKLKAFDVCFSEYLSDYPEILTYCHSHHHTPRWTKFRYVYEQILKKPYTPEIERSLHQRYAAATTQAIIAAPEIPGALEFVRSQQHLETALLSSTPQEVLLEILEARGWRAYFRHIQGAPIQKSEWIKNILKQKNFKSEEVVFLGDTTEDFESAKTAGCPFVGVANPALEHQGIPYMKNFAEARMAA from the coding sequence ATGACTGATATCTTTTCTGACCCCCATTTAAAAATGATTATTTTTGATTTTGATGGCACTTTGGTTGATTCAAATCCCATCAAGTTAAAGGCGTTTGATGTTTGCTTTTCGGAATACCTCTCTGATTATCCTGAGATCTTGACCTATTGTCATTCCCATCATCACACGCCTCGGTGGACAAAGTTTCGATATGTCTATGAGCAGATTTTGAAAAAACCCTACACCCCCGAAATTGAGCGGAGCTTGCACCAAAGATATGCGGCCGCCACCACCCAAGCGATCATTGCAGCTCCGGAAATTCCGGGAGCGCTTGAATTCGTGCGCTCCCAACAACATCTTGAAACCGCGCTCCTCTCCAGCACTCCCCAGGAGGTATTGCTGGAAATCCTTGAGGCGCGTGGATGGCGGGCTTATTTTCGGCATATTCAAGGCGCTCCGATACAAAAATCAGAATGGATCAAAAACATCTTGAAACAAAAAAACTTTAAATCAGAAGAAGTGGTTTTTTTGGGGGACACCACGGAAGATTTTGAATCGGCCAAAACGGCGGGATGTCCTTTTGTTGGTGTGGCCAACCCCGCTCTTGAACATCAAGGAATCCCTTATATGAAAAACTTCGCCGAAGCGAGGATGGCGGCATGA
- the butA gene encoding Diacetyl reductase [(S)-acetoin forming]: MKNRLVAIVTGGNRGIGLAIARLLKKRGAQVEIFSRSHEGDVRDRRSLLSFAKNIKMKHGRLDLFVNCAGVSKWKPLEDIDDNFMSELYETNVLGTLWGSQAAALFLNKGGAIVNVSSLAGKRGSANNSAYCASKFAVNGITQSLAKELGPKGIRVNAVCPVYVTTETILNSLQDPAAPPRGQSVKTYLKDFAKTQTALGRLPTAEEVAEAVYFLGTSASSAITGQCVNVDCGTLPQ; this comes from the coding sequence ATGAAAAACCGGTTGGTGGCGATCGTGACAGGAGGAAACCGCGGCATTGGGCTGGCCATTGCGCGGCTTCTGAAAAAGCGTGGGGCGCAGGTGGAGATTTTTTCTCGGTCTCACGAAGGGGACGTCCGAGATCGTCGAAGTCTGTTGTCCTTCGCGAAAAATATAAAAATGAAACATGGTCGGTTGGACCTATTCGTTAATTGCGCGGGGGTATCAAAATGGAAACCGCTTGAGGATATTGACGATAATTTCATGTCTGAGCTGTATGAGACCAATGTGTTGGGGACACTCTGGGGATCTCAGGCGGCGGCTTTGTTTTTGAACAAAGGCGGGGCTATTGTGAACGTCTCAAGTTTGGCTGGCAAACGCGGGAGCGCCAACAACAGCGCCTATTGCGCCTCCAAATTTGCGGTGAATGGAATCACGCAATCACTGGCCAAAGAGCTGGGCCCCAAAGGAATTCGCGTCAACGCCGTTTGTCCCGTTTATGTCACCACGGAAACTATTTTAAATTCATTGCAAGATCCGGCCGCTCCTCCCCGCGGGCAATCGGTTAAAACGTATTTGAAAGATTTCGCCAAAACACAGACAGCCTTGGGTCGGTTGCCAACAGCGGAGGAAGTGGCTGAAGCGGTTTATTTCCTGGGCACATCTGCTTCTTCTGCGATTACGGGCCAATGTGTCAATGTTGATTGTGGGACGCTTCCTCAATGA